From a single Bremerella alba genomic region:
- a CDS encoding HDIG domain-containing metalloprotein, whose product MNWTQLKTASIEELIAWAQPQPWCQAMAGCDQDAQWHNEGDVWTHTKLVLNELKSLDEWHTLSPHAQTILKFTALFHDIAKPLTTEIHSISGRVTSTKHAVKGEHLARNILRDLDCDLATREEIARMVRYHGRPAFL is encoded by the coding sequence ATGAACTGGACGCAACTCAAAACGGCATCGATTGAAGAGCTCATCGCTTGGGCTCAGCCACAACCATGGTGCCAGGCAATGGCTGGCTGCGATCAAGATGCGCAGTGGCATAACGAAGGCGACGTTTGGACACACACTAAACTGGTACTAAACGAACTGAAATCACTCGACGAGTGGCATACCTTATCGCCACATGCGCAGACCATACTGAAGTTTACCGCCTTATTTCACGACATCGCCAAGCCACTCACGACCGAAATCCATTCGATTAGCGGCCGCGTTACATCTACTAAGCATGCCGTCAAAGGAGAGCACCTCGCGCGAAACATTCTCCGCGACTTGGATTGTGACCTAGCAACTCGAGAAGAGATCGCCCGGATGGTTCGTTACCACGGTCGCCCCGCTTTTCTCTAG
- a CDS encoding ATP-binding protein, with the protein MLYLFALADTRGRDTDSMTRPEENLHFWKVASEEAKCFDRPYVFASDHARFTFFHASQPNLHYLPHEDFKCQVTLMCGLPGAGKDTWLARQRSELPIVSLDDLRDELNVDPTGNQGQVAQLAQERCREFLRSGTSFAFNATNTIRQTRLRWLGLFKDYDARIEIVYLEPNLKALLRQNKKQSHSVPEAIIQRLASRCEPPTWSECHTLISEAEPIQIN; encoded by the coding sequence TTGCTATACCTTTTCGCTCTGGCCGACACACGCGGCCGCGATACCGACTCGATGACGCGTCCGGAAGAAAACCTTCACTTCTGGAAAGTCGCTTCCGAAGAAGCCAAATGCTTTGATCGCCCTTACGTGTTTGCCTCGGACCATGCCCGATTCACTTTCTTTCATGCATCGCAGCCGAATCTCCACTACCTACCGCACGAAGATTTCAAATGTCAGGTTACCTTGATGTGTGGCCTCCCTGGTGCTGGCAAAGATACCTGGCTCGCACGGCAACGAAGCGAACTGCCGATCGTGTCACTTGACGATTTACGCGATGAATTGAACGTCGATCCCACCGGCAACCAAGGCCAAGTCGCCCAACTTGCCCAAGAGAGGTGCCGAGAATTCCTGCGAAGCGGGACCTCCTTTGCGTTCAATGCTACCAACACGATTCGGCAAACGCGTTTACGCTGGCTAGGCCTATTCAAGGACTACGACGCACGAATCGAAATTGTCTATCTAGAACCCAACCTGAAAGCTCTGCTGCGACAAAACAAAAAGCAAAGCCACAGCGTTCCCGAAGCAATCATCCAAAGACTGGCCTCACGCTGCGAACCACCAACCTGGTCAGAATGCCACACCTTAATTTCGGAGGCCGAGCCCATTCAGATCAATTAA
- a CDS encoding helix-turn-helix domain-containing protein, translated as MADYLPLSDFAAKLGVPEETIQDLRERGKVRAFRDGSSWKFKEDEIEKARGIIAEEGLGGSDSESQEFELSGITDSDEGSSGSMDSILISDTGEGGDSGSSHIIGQDSDSSLSLDSDIGLDDSSSSSVDPAGESNLSSLSLGEGSDILEGSSINKPRDEDSFSLNDDDEELTLGDDGSDVNIDLGDEPSDPEGTGSGLSLGLEDESLDLGTSGIGLDDNDSSGELTLDIEDDEDSSMDLLASESDLGIADEPSAKGESGGSEISLVDDDSGVGLAAEADDDFSLSTGDSGLELISADEADEMAADSKDDDQIGEAAAGGAAEDDFLLTPVEGDLEDDDSGSQVIALDSDSMSSESGLFGSSTLEGGDFGGLGESDGLEADDSVMAGAGTMAAAPVAAAPSEVPYSFMNVLSLGFTALLLLVCGLMVTDLMWNMWSFSEPYSLTSTLMDGILNLLPS; from the coding sequence ATGGCCGACTATCTTCCGCTTTCTGATTTTGCTGCCAAATTAGGCGTACCTGAAGAGACGATCCAAGATCTGCGCGAACGCGGTAAGGTTCGTGCCTTCCGTGATGGATCGAGCTGGAAGTTCAAGGAAGACGAAATCGAAAAGGCCCGTGGCATTATCGCTGAGGAAGGACTCGGCGGCAGTGATAGCGAGAGCCAAGAGTTTGAACTCAGCGGTATCACCGATTCGGACGAAGGTTCGTCCGGTTCGATGGATAGCATTCTCATTTCCGACACCGGCGAAGGTGGGGACAGTGGCTCGTCCCATATCATCGGGCAAGACTCGGACAGTTCGCTAAGCCTGGATAGCGACATCGGCTTAGACGACTCCTCAAGCAGCAGCGTCGACCCAGCTGGCGAATCGAATCTGAGCAGCTTGAGCCTTGGTGAAGGTTCCGATATTCTCGAAGGTTCGTCGATTAACAAACCACGCGACGAGGACAGCTTCAGCCTGAATGATGATGACGAAGAGCTGACGCTCGGTGATGACGGCAGCGACGTCAATATCGATCTGGGCGATGAACCGTCTGATCCAGAGGGAACCGGCAGTGGTTTGAGCTTGGGGCTGGAAGACGAGTCGCTTGATCTTGGTACCAGTGGCATCGGCCTAGACGACAACGATAGTAGCGGTGAATTAACGCTTGACATCGAGGACGACGAAGACAGCAGCATGGATCTGCTGGCCTCGGAAAGTGATCTTGGCATCGCCGACGAACCTTCGGCGAAGGGAGAAAGTGGCGGTAGTGAAATCAGCCTGGTCGACGACGACAGCGGCGTAGGTTTGGCTGCGGAAGCCGACGACGACTTCTCGCTTTCTACCGGCGATAGCGGTCTCGAACTGATCAGCGCCGATGAAGCCGACGAAATGGCCGCCGATAGCAAAGACGATGATCAAATTGGCGAAGCAGCTGCCGGTGGTGCTGCGGAGGATGACTTCCTGCTGACGCCCGTCGAAGGCGATTTGGAAGATGACGATAGCGGCTCGCAGGTGATTGCGTTGGACTCGGATTCGATGTCTTCGGAATCTGGTCTATTCGGTAGCTCGACGCTCGAAGGAGGCGACTTCGGTGGCCTGGGCGAAAGCGACGGTCTGGAAGCAGACGACTCGGTCATGGCCGGTGCCGGCACGATGGCAGCGGCTCCGGTGGCTGCGGCACCTTCCGAGGTTCCTTACTCGTTTATGAATGTCCTCAGCCTGGGGTTCACGGCGTTACTGCTGCTCGTTTGCGGGCTGATGGTGACCGACTTAATGTGGAATATGTGGAGCTTCAGCGAACCTTATTCGCTTACGAGCACGCTGATGGACGGCATTCTGAACTTACTACCTTCGTAG
- a CDS encoding cytochrome c biogenesis protein: MNSGILRTTWIAALVMCGTLIAFNSGRADDAFPDDIWREIPVYHHGRVKPMDGYARQVVQKITEFNKSKPKFNLTDYYTEEELQKPELKGALEVFPDGELRKFTPSELIYEWTARPEKWERVPFIYLGREDVRAELGFPINSDNSIKLNFVSPHDIATSEKLREYLKGMEKRRKEQAASGELEETAMDAHIWRELLFRYAVFREVSLDPRKEVVSTNPLPSPGERDRFIGQVYAAGKILFGDPNSGEERTLNSQLQTLQQFGGEHPLSIASKQLIDSYRDLHELSSAAYMDPMSVLNTPADEPIKPEFAPTTQETEPLIQEFQAAAHALGNILEEQRDNVNDSTTLTDDEYNNIKPMFQSMLVRVRQLEHNAMEIHLALYENANAGALTASTSMDRGGNHLQIVPSLNPYALSKSRDPSDLSQPWLGMTTVLYGSDAVLAQYDMGLINAVRANWSTAKEAYESGGDVRPAMQKLADSLQRLGDQDTQQRVAVIEETIGSTEKDSGILAYTAYPAVNSYRIATEVRYNTLDPFMYAWIFTFIATIGFALAFAVMRKPMFWMGVGFLVFGLIWSTYGFYMRVIVTGWAPVTNMYETVIFVPWVVCSLGLMFLLLPLVDRGRLAAWRATAAPFTWEQSQLESGQREMFSTGVWSVFNWVSLAIRVPLMLGMIHFMTMRPVYDGNRPIINLTDFGEQMAAHGIIYAAIFLLVKLLVLGLSVWYIPRLLLAAIGLPIFCGYDWSIDGQLQDKFQKTYHRNYYGLAASACGTFLLCVASIAPIVDTGSSRVLNTEFSPLQPVLRSNVWLTIHVLTIVASYGAGILAWGLGWLALGYYMFGRYRAPVVASPLNEGLAPAHGHSPQMSYRPPEECFTLGQQCYRAIQVAVLLLASGTILGGIWADVSWGRFWGWDPKEVWALVTLLIYVAILHARFAGWFNNFGMVVGTIIGFSAIVGSWYGVNFLLPLFKGGDAVGLHSYGSGGKGSEIMVMGFVAANWIALGFVALRFQISKLSVVDENEVEEVVIKDDLPEDRDESEEDFTDTK; this comes from the coding sequence ATGAATAGCGGAATTCTTCGCACGACTTGGATCGCAGCACTGGTGATGTGCGGCACGCTCATTGCTTTCAATAGCGGACGCGCGGATGATGCCTTTCCCGACGATATTTGGCGTGAGATCCCCGTCTATCATCACGGCCGTGTCAAGCCGATGGATGGTTATGCTCGGCAGGTCGTGCAGAAGATCACCGAGTTCAACAAGTCGAAGCCCAAGTTCAATCTGACCGACTATTACACCGAAGAGGAACTCCAGAAGCCTGAGCTCAAGGGCGCTCTTGAGGTCTTTCCTGACGGCGAACTGCGTAAATTTACGCCCAGCGAATTGATCTACGAATGGACTGCTCGGCCTGAAAAATGGGAACGCGTTCCGTTTATCTACCTTGGCCGAGAAGACGTGCGTGCAGAGCTGGGTTTTCCGATCAACAGCGACAACAGCATCAAGCTAAACTTTGTCTCACCGCACGACATTGCTACGTCTGAAAAGCTGCGTGAGTACTTGAAAGGGATGGAGAAACGCCGCAAGGAGCAAGCTGCCAGTGGTGAACTGGAAGAAACGGCTATGGACGCGCATATCTGGCGAGAACTACTGTTCCGCTATGCCGTCTTTCGCGAGGTGTCGCTAGACCCGCGCAAGGAGGTTGTCTCGACCAATCCGCTTCCCTCCCCAGGCGAACGTGATCGGTTTATCGGTCAGGTATACGCAGCCGGGAAAATACTTTTTGGTGATCCGAACTCCGGCGAAGAACGCACCCTGAATAGCCAGCTGCAAACGCTTCAGCAGTTCGGTGGCGAGCATCCATTGAGCATCGCATCGAAGCAATTAATCGATTCTTATCGTGACCTGCACGAATTATCTTCGGCGGCCTATATGGATCCGATGTCGGTGCTTAATACGCCCGCCGATGAGCCGATCAAGCCCGAATTTGCTCCGACCACGCAAGAGACCGAGCCGCTGATTCAAGAGTTTCAGGCTGCAGCCCATGCACTGGGAAACATCCTGGAAGAGCAGCGAGACAACGTCAACGACAGCACCACGCTCACCGACGATGAGTACAACAACATCAAACCGATGTTCCAATCGATGCTGGTACGCGTTCGTCAATTAGAGCACAACGCCATGGAAATCCACTTGGCATTGTACGAGAACGCCAACGCAGGTGCGTTAACGGCATCGACGTCGATGGATCGCGGCGGCAATCACCTGCAGATTGTTCCTTCGCTCAATCCGTATGCTTTAAGCAAGTCTCGCGACCCGAGCGACCTTTCTCAGCCGTGGCTGGGAATGACGACGGTCCTGTATGGTTCCGACGCCGTGCTGGCCCAGTACGACATGGGGCTGATCAACGCCGTGCGTGCCAACTGGAGTACTGCCAAAGAAGCCTACGAGAGTGGTGGCGACGTCCGCCCAGCGATGCAAAAACTGGCCGATAGCCTGCAGCGACTGGGAGACCAAGACACCCAACAGCGTGTTGCCGTAATTGAAGAGACCATCGGTAGCACCGAGAAAGATTCCGGCATCCTGGCCTATACCGCTTACCCGGCGGTTAATAGTTACCGGATTGCGACAGAGGTCCGCTACAACACGCTAGACCCGTTCATGTATGCATGGATTTTCACGTTCATTGCGACCATCGGATTCGCGTTGGCCTTTGCTGTGATGCGGAAACCGATGTTCTGGATGGGGGTCGGGTTTTTGGTGTTTGGTTTGATCTGGTCGACCTACGGCTTCTACATGCGTGTTATCGTGACCGGCTGGGCACCGGTGACCAATATGTACGAAACGGTGATCTTCGTTCCGTGGGTCGTTTGTAGCCTGGGGCTGATGTTTCTGCTTCTTCCCTTGGTTGATCGCGGACGTTTGGCTGCATGGCGTGCGACAGCCGCCCCTTTTACTTGGGAACAGTCGCAGTTGGAATCTGGCCAACGAGAAATGTTCTCGACCGGCGTGTGGAGTGTTTTCAACTGGGTTTCGCTCGCGATTCGAGTTCCGCTGATGCTCGGTATGATTCACTTCATGACGATGCGTCCGGTGTACGATGGGAACCGCCCAATCATCAATCTGACCGACTTCGGCGAGCAGATGGCAGCTCACGGTATTATCTATGCGGCAATCTTTTTGCTCGTCAAGTTGTTAGTGCTCGGGCTGAGCGTCTGGTATATCCCCCGGTTATTGCTTGCCGCTATCGGATTGCCCATCTTCTGCGGGTATGACTGGTCGATCGATGGCCAGCTTCAGGATAAGTTCCAGAAGACATACCACCGTAACTACTATGGGCTGGCGGCATCGGCTTGTGGAACGTTTCTGTTGTGCGTGGCTTCGATCGCTCCGATTGTGGATACCGGTTCATCGCGCGTGTTGAATACCGAATTCTCGCCACTGCAGCCGGTATTGCGGTCCAACGTCTGGCTGACCATTCACGTGCTCACGATCGTGGCCAGTTATGGGGCAGGCATCTTGGCGTGGGGACTGGGTTGGCTCGCGCTAGGTTATTACATGTTTGGTCGGTATCGTGCTCCTGTAGTGGCCAGCCCGCTGAACGAAGGGCTCGCTCCGGCTCATGGGCACAGCCCACAAATGAGCTACCGTCCGCCTGAGGAATGCTTCACGCTTGGTCAGCAGTGTTATCGAGCCATCCAAGTCGCTGTGCTTCTGTTGGCAAGTGGAACCATCCTGGGCGGTATCTGGGCAGATGTTTCCTGGGGCCGTTTTTGGGGCTGGGATCCGAAAGAAGTCTGGGCCTTGGTGACGCTCTTGATTTACGTGGCGATCTTGCATGCTCGCTTCGCCGGCTGGTTCAATAATTTTGGCATGGTCGTAGGGACGATCATCGGCTTCTCAGCGATCGTCGGCAGTTGGTACGGTGTGAACTTCCTGCTGCCGCTATTTAAAGGGGGCGATGCGGTCGGCCTGCACTCCTACGGAAGCGGTGGCAAAGGAAGTGAAATCATGGTCATGGGTTTCGTTGCCGCCAACTGGATTGCGCTGGGCTTCGTGGCCCTGAGGTTCCAGATCTCGAAGCTTTCCGTCGTGGACGAAAACGAGGTGGAAGAAGTCGTGATCAAAGATGACCTGCCAGAGGACAGAGACGAATCAGAAGAAGATTTCACGGATACGAAGTAG
- the aroC gene encoding chorismate synthase, whose amino-acid sequence MLRYWTAGESHGKTLLAMIDGFPAGLAIDEEPINRELARRQGGYGRGGRQRIETDKVEVMTGIWKGLTLGSPVALQVINRDYKLERLEDLPRPRPGHGDLTGAIKFLGPIRAILERASARETAVRVAAGALAKQLLAEFGIQVYGFVDELGGVAIDRPDNVDDVDTMIAKRDESIIYSLNPAQDPQFKELIDKTGKSGDTLGGIVEVRVVGAPFGLGTHAQWDRKLDGKLAQAVMAVQAIKGVEIGMGFEAARKPGSQVHDPIHYDPMEQESTNLGYTRPTNNAGGLEAGMTNGQTIVVRAAKKPISTLRKPLESVNLETKETDAASYERSDVCAVSAASVIVESVVAFEIAAALVDKFGGDSLEEMKARYQLFMDMARKR is encoded by the coding sequence ATGTTGCGTTATTGGACAGCGGGCGAATCCCACGGTAAAACCCTTCTTGCCATGATCGACGGCTTCCCGGCCGGACTGGCAATCGACGAAGAACCTATCAATCGCGAGCTTGCTCGTCGCCAGGGAGGGTATGGCCGTGGCGGACGACAGCGGATCGAGACCGATAAGGTCGAAGTGATGACCGGCATCTGGAAAGGTCTCACGCTAGGAAGCCCGGTCGCGCTGCAAGTGATCAATCGCGACTATAAGTTGGAACGCCTGGAAGATCTTCCACGGCCCCGGCCTGGTCATGGCGACCTGACCGGCGCGATCAAGTTCCTGGGGCCCATCCGAGCCATCCTTGAACGAGCCAGCGCTCGGGAGACTGCCGTTCGCGTCGCTGCTGGCGCTTTGGCCAAACAACTTCTGGCCGAATTCGGGATTCAGGTTTACGGCTTCGTTGACGAACTCGGGGGCGTTGCTATCGATCGTCCCGACAACGTAGACGATGTCGACACGATGATCGCCAAGCGAGATGAAAGCATCATCTACTCGCTTAACCCAGCACAAGATCCTCAGTTCAAAGAACTGATCGACAAGACCGGCAAATCAGGCGATACGCTGGGCGGGATTGTGGAAGTACGCGTCGTTGGTGCTCCCTTCGGGCTGGGCACGCACGCTCAGTGGGACCGCAAACTCGACGGCAAGCTGGCCCAAGCCGTGATGGCCGTGCAAGCGATCAAAGGGGTTGAGATCGGCATGGGCTTTGAGGCCGCTCGCAAGCCTGGGTCTCAGGTTCACGACCCAATCCACTACGATCCGATGGAACAGGAATCGACCAACCTCGGCTATACCCGGCCAACCAACAACGCCGGTGGGCTGGAAGCTGGGATGACCAACGGCCAGACGATTGTTGTGCGTGCTGCGAAGAAGCCGATTAGTACACTTCGTAAGCCACTGGAATCGGTCAATCTGGAAACAAAAGAAACGGACGCGGCTTCCTACGAACGAAGCGATGTCTGTGCCGTTTCGGCGGCGAGTGTGATTGTCGAAAGTGTTGTGGCGTTTGAGATCGCCGCAGCCTTAGTCGACAAATTTGGTGGCGATAGCCTCGAGGAAATGAAGGCCCGCTACCAACTGTTCATGGACATGGCTCGGAAGCGTTAG
- a CDS encoding MotA/TolQ/ExbB proton channel family protein, producing MQQTDAPKISQSIAAKLGWPILIGSALTVLFYGAIHFGIIPHHSLLRYVTAHPVEYVEVGMFMVGIAALLLKAGQLIGEFRSLSHVDLPPQENGRDKIEQAPILLNVLHQLPESFHPTLLFQRLAKGLQHVHASQTASNLQDELKYLADIDQEKCEHDYSMVRIVIWATPMLGFLGTVIGITLALGNLSPEALVNEPKVAMESLLQGLSVAFDTTALALTLSIGLMFAQFLLGRVESELLNNVDAIAADELNARFETEGSATDPSVLAVKKMAERTIQTTQDLVVRQTELWRDTVSSAHQHWQRLISTSSEQMETALHNALTESLKTHADAFATAQQQTIQRSAEQLNGVVDALYQVSSSIQTQHGQLTEQGSILLKVVEATGEVANLEQSLNRNLETLAGKQHFEETVQSLAATIHLLNSRMSGSGHASVQLDRKDKGQAA from the coding sequence GTGCAACAGACGGACGCCCCCAAAATTTCCCAGTCTATCGCCGCCAAGCTGGGTTGGCCGATCCTTATTGGTTCGGCTCTGACGGTATTGTTTTATGGTGCTATCCATTTCGGCATCATTCCCCATCATTCCCTACTTCGCTACGTCACCGCGCATCCGGTTGAATATGTCGAAGTCGGTATGTTCATGGTGGGTATCGCGGCCTTGCTATTGAAAGCAGGTCAACTCATCGGTGAGTTCCGCTCGCTGAGCCATGTCGATCTGCCGCCGCAAGAGAACGGTCGCGACAAGATTGAACAGGCCCCGATCCTGCTCAATGTACTGCATCAATTGCCGGAGTCGTTTCACCCGACACTTTTGTTCCAGCGGCTCGCCAAAGGTTTGCAGCACGTTCATGCCAGCCAGACGGCCTCGAACCTGCAAGACGAATTAAAATACCTGGCCGATATCGATCAAGAGAAATGCGAACACGACTATTCGATGGTTCGCATCGTGATCTGGGCCACACCCATGTTAGGCTTTTTGGGTACCGTCATTGGTATCACGTTGGCCCTGGGAAACCTTTCCCCAGAAGCCTTAGTGAATGAACCGAAAGTCGCCATGGAAAGCCTTTTACAAGGGCTTAGCGTGGCGTTTGATACGACCGCGCTCGCATTAACACTTTCGATTGGCCTGATGTTCGCTCAGTTTTTGCTGGGGCGCGTCGAGTCCGAGCTGTTGAATAATGTCGATGCCATTGCCGCTGACGAACTGAACGCGCGGTTTGAAACCGAAGGCAGTGCGACCGATCCTAGCGTTCTGGCAGTCAAAAAGATGGCCGAACGCACGATCCAAACCACGCAAGATCTTGTCGTGCGTCAGACCGAACTATGGCGAGATACGGTATCTTCCGCCCACCAGCATTGGCAGCGTCTCATTTCCACAAGCAGCGAGCAAATGGAAACGGCACTACACAATGCTCTGACCGAATCGCTGAAGACCCATGCCGACGCATTCGCCACGGCCCAGCAGCAAACGATTCAGCGTTCGGCCGAACAACTCAATGGAGTGGTCGATGCGCTGTATCAGGTCAGTTCATCCATCCAAACCCAGCATGGACAACTGACCGAGCAAGGGTCGATTTTGCTGAAAGTGGTCGAGGCAACCGGCGAAGTCGCCAACCTGGAACAATCCCTCAATCGCAACCTGGAAACGCTGGCCGGCAAGCAGCACTTTGAGGAAACGGTCCAAAGCCTGGCAGCGACCATTCACTTACTCAACTCGCGGATGTCCGGTAGTGGGCATGCGTCGGTTCAACTCGATCGCAAGGATAAAGGTCAAGCCGCGTGA
- a CDS encoding mechanosensitive ion channel family protein, with amino-acid sequence MVDSLNDGIPTSDSSPDLSTPLATVENFIFACREKDFARAAQSLNFKLIPQDQRDQAAYLAENFYYVLNQRLWVDIEDLPDRADGQVINRIGKQDPMAGKPRKSIRLGVINIDDWKEVRVRLQRVKVGDGVPIWLFSAQTVEKIPALYQEYGPSWVEEAMPAWAKTRLAGKVPIWEWFALFVFVAAGVCVGYVTQGVAGYAILHRQRKERLWIERLIDDLRVPVAVASAALTTYLLKQAFLSLTGPVNTVVDPVMLLVVVGAIAWAVLRGLDVATSFTMDRYVNTLKDDIEGAEQGLLTKISIARRLVALVAVFVVVGVVLIQLNIFDAVGYGLLASAGVTTVILGIAAQPILGNLLAGLQIAITQPVRIGDSVLFEGHWGHVEGIKFTYLTIRTWDKRRLIVPLQYLISKPVENWTKVNEDLTRPIKVYVDYTTDVQIIREKFQEMATQHELWDQDSEPIVQVTDCSDESMEVRALCHAKSPADAWNLHCEMREKLIAFVQDLESGKYLPRERIRMLSETAQGNGKQASHSDR; translated from the coding sequence TTGGTCGATTCCCTTAACGACGGCATACCTACGTCGGACAGTTCGCCCGATCTTAGTACGCCGCTGGCAACGGTAGAGAACTTTATCTTTGCCTGTCGCGAGAAAGATTTTGCGCGTGCTGCACAGTCTCTTAATTTTAAGTTGATCCCCCAGGATCAGCGAGATCAAGCGGCCTATCTAGCCGAGAACTTCTACTACGTACTTAACCAACGATTGTGGGTTGATATCGAAGATCTGCCCGATCGTGCTGACGGGCAAGTGATCAATCGTATAGGCAAACAGGATCCGATGGCCGGGAAACCGCGGAAAAGTATTCGTCTGGGGGTGATCAACATCGACGATTGGAAGGAAGTTCGTGTGCGGTTACAACGCGTGAAGGTTGGTGATGGGGTGCCGATATGGTTGTTTTCCGCTCAGACGGTTGAAAAGATTCCGGCCCTTTACCAGGAGTACGGCCCAAGCTGGGTGGAAGAAGCGATGCCTGCTTGGGCGAAGACGCGTTTGGCCGGTAAGGTTCCGATCTGGGAATGGTTTGCGCTGTTTGTATTCGTAGCGGCAGGTGTTTGTGTGGGCTACGTAACCCAAGGAGTCGCTGGCTATGCGATTTTGCATCGGCAACGGAAAGAACGCTTGTGGATTGAACGGCTCATTGATGACCTTCGCGTGCCGGTCGCTGTGGCTAGTGCCGCGCTGACAACCTACTTGCTTAAGCAGGCTTTTCTGTCGTTGACCGGGCCGGTAAATACTGTGGTAGATCCGGTGATGTTGTTGGTCGTGGTGGGAGCGATCGCATGGGCGGTTCTCCGGGGGCTCGACGTGGCGACCTCCTTTACGATGGATCGCTATGTCAACACACTTAAAGACGATATCGAAGGTGCTGAGCAAGGACTGCTTACCAAGATTAGTATCGCCAGGCGGCTTGTTGCCTTGGTGGCGGTTTTTGTCGTCGTGGGCGTTGTACTCATTCAACTGAACATCTTCGATGCGGTGGGGTATGGACTACTTGCTTCGGCAGGCGTCACGACGGTTATTTTGGGGATAGCCGCACAACCGATTCTTGGTAACCTGCTTGCCGGTCTACAAATCGCCATTACACAGCCGGTGCGGATTGGGGATAGCGTGTTGTTCGAAGGCCACTGGGGGCATGTCGAAGGCATCAAGTTCACGTACCTCACGATTCGTACCTGGGACAAACGGCGGTTGATCGTACCGCTGCAATACCTGATCTCGAAGCCAGTCGAAAACTGGACGAAAGTTAATGAGGATCTAACTCGACCGATCAAGGTATACGTCGACTACACAACCGACGTGCAGATTATTCGCGAGAAGTTCCAAGAGATGGCGACCCAGCACGAGTTGTGGGATCAAGATAGCGAGCCGATCGTGCAGGTAACGGATTGTTCTGATGAGTCGATGGAGGTGCGTGCGCTATGTCACGCCAAGAGCCCGGCCGATGCTTGGAATTTACACTGTGAAATGCGAGAAAAGTTAATCGCATTTGTTCAGGATCTTGAGAGTGGAAAGTACCTTCCGCGTGAACGTATCCGCATGTTAAGCGAAACAGCCCAGGGCAATGGGAAGCAAGCAAGTCATAGTGATCGATAG
- a CDS encoding bile acid:sodium symporter family protein has product MQSLLRRHWFLAGLLAVVAIGFALSEQLRQLPDLHVLRNGIVVTVLFLMAFPLAFGDLQSAIRRPAAAALATLINTGVLPVFAWAASLLSSGDFAIGINLMAAIPCTLASAAVWTRRAGGSDSIALIVTIVTNSLCFLITPFWLLWTTGSQITITIWASPDGKGLSLADMMTKLFVLIVLPMALGQLARLIPNAGNWATRNKFQLGIVAQMGVLCMVLLGCISCGLKLRSLPTDQMPTLLSFAVMIGLVLTVHMSALLLGVGISRQLHFPRSEEIAIAFAGSQKTLMIGLAIATEFYTANPLAILPMVAYHVGQLFLDTAVADRYMAAEFKKAHSEEPPIEGDQPAG; this is encoded by the coding sequence GTGCAATCACTACTAAGGCGACATTGGTTTCTCGCAGGCCTGCTAGCGGTGGTGGCCATTGGATTTGCCTTGTCTGAGCAGCTTCGGCAACTTCCCGATCTGCATGTCCTTCGCAATGGGATCGTGGTGACGGTATTATTCCTGATGGCTTTTCCGCTCGCCTTCGGTGACCTGCAAAGTGCTATCCGTCGTCCTGCCGCTGCCGCTCTGGCAACATTGATAAACACCGGCGTCTTGCCCGTGTTTGCCTGGGCGGCCTCGCTGCTTTCTTCAGGGGACTTTGCCATTGGAATCAATCTGATGGCGGCCATTCCTTGTACCTTGGCCTCGGCTGCCGTATGGACGCGAAGGGCAGGGGGGAGCGACTCGATTGCGTTGATCGTCACGATCGTGACTAATTCGCTTTGCTTTCTCATCACCCCATTCTGGCTGCTCTGGACAACTGGAAGTCAAATTACCATCACTATCTGGGCAAGTCCCGACGGCAAAGGGCTTTCGTTGGCCGATATGATGACGAAACTGTTCGTTCTGATTGTCTTGCCGATGGCACTGGGCCAGCTTGCTCGCTTAATTCCCAACGCAGGCAACTGGGCAACGCGGAACAAGTTTCAATTAGGGATCGTGGCCCAGATGGGTGTCCTGTGTATGGTCCTGCTGGGCTGTATCAGTTGCGGCCTCAAGCTGCGTAGCCTGCCCACCGATCAGATGCCGACGTTATTATCTTTCGCGGTTATGATTGGACTGGTGCTGACCGTTCATATGTCGGCGTTATTGCTGGGAGTTGGTATTTCGAGGCAGCTTCACTTTCCGCGCAGCGAAGAGATCGCGATCGCATTCGCCGGCAGCCAAAAAACTCTGATGATCGGCCTAGCCATCGCCACTGAGTTTTATACCGCGAATCCCTTAGCAATCCTGCCCATGGTCGCCTACCATGTCGGGCAGCTATTCTTAGACACGGCAGTCGCCGACCGATACATGGCCGCCGAATTTAAGAAGGCTCATTCAGAAGAGCCACCGATCGAAGGGGACCAACCGGCTGGTTGA